Proteins co-encoded in one Ziziphus jujuba cultivar Dongzao chromosome 9, ASM3175591v1 genomic window:
- the LOC107427004 gene encoding gallate 1-beta-glucosyltransferase 84A24 codes for MESEPLAHVFLVSFPGQGHVNPLLRLGKRLASKGLLVTFSTTQSVGKQMQKANRITDELSPVGDGFIRFEFFDDGWEDDDPRRSDLDAYLVQLELVGKEMLSRIINKHAEQGRPVSCLINNPFIPWVSDMAEILGIPSALLWVQSCACFSSYYHYFHGLVPFPSETEPFIDVQLPCMPILKYDEVPSFLHPTTPYPFLRTAILGQYKNLDKPFCVLMDTFQELEHDIIEYMSNLCPIKTVGPLFKNTKEAAESNVRGDMMEAAADCLEWLDSKPPASVVYISFGSVVCLKKEQADEIAYGLLNSGVSFLWVIRPPRPIFNKDSDEEFFVFQEGFLEKAGDRGKVVKWSPQEKVLAHPSVACFVSHCGWNSTMEVIASGIPVVAFPQWGDQVTNAKFLVDEFKVGLRLCRGDAENMLIGREEVEKCLLEAVGPKSDEMKRNVLKLKEKAEASVAEGGSSDRNIQAFVDDVTRRSIALTGIVDSVI; via the coding sequence ATGGAATCTGAACCTCTTGCCCATGTTTTTCTGGTCTCTTTCCCAGGCCAGGGCCATGTGAACCCCCTTCTAAGACTAGGCAAACGTTTGGCCTCCAAAGGATTGCTCGTAACCTTTTCTACAACCCAAAGCGTCGGCAAACAGATGCAAAAAGCCAATCGCATTACCGATGAGCTTTCTCCTGTCGGCGACGGCTTCATTCGCTTTGAATTCTTCGATGACGGTTGGGAAGATGATGACCCGAGACGCTCTGATTTGGATGCATATTTAGTCCAGCTCGAGTTAGTAGGAAAAGAAATGCTTTCTCGCATCATCAACAAACACGCCGAACAAGGCCGACCCGTTTCTTGTCTCATCAACAACCCTTTCATTCCTTGGGTCTCGGACATGGCCGAGATCCTTGGAATCCCTTCGGCATTGCTTTGGGTGCAATCCTGTGCCTGCTTTAGCTCCTATTACCATTACTTCCATGGCTTAGTCCCTTTCCCATCGGAGACTGAACCTTTCATCGATGTTCAGCTTCCATGCATGCCAATTTTGAAGTACGACGAGGTTCCTAGCTTCTTGCACCCTACCACTCCATATCCATTCTTAAGGACGGCCATACTTGGTCAGTACAAGAATTTAGATAAACCCTTCTGCGTATTGATGGACACGTTCCAAGAACTCGAGCATGATATCATCGAGTACATGTCCAATCTCTGTCCCATCAAGACGGTCGGTCCTCTGTTCAAGAACACCAAAGAAGCGGCCGAATCAAACGTTCGCGGAGACATGATGGAGGCCGCTGCTGACTGCCTTGAGTGGCTTGACTCGAAGCCACCAGCGTCGGTGGTCTACATCTCGTTCGGCAGTGTGGTTTGTTTGAAGAAGGAACAGGCTGATGAGATTGCTTACGGGCTTTTGAACTCTGGTGTTTCATTCTTGTGGGTGATAAGACCACCACGGCCGATATTCAACAAGGATTCGGACGAggagttttttgttttccaagaaGGGTTTTTGGAGAAAGCTGGGGATAGAGGCAAAGTTGTGAAATGGAGTCCACAAGAGAAAGTTCTGGCACATCCATCGGTCGCTTGTTTCGTGTCTCACTGTGGTTGGAACTCGACCATGGAAGTAATAGCTTCTGGAATTCCGGTGGTAGCTTTCCCACAGTGGGGTGACCAAGTTACCAACGCAAAGTTTTTGGTGGACGAGTTCAAGGTGGGGCTGAGACTTTGCAGAGGAGATGCAGAAAACATGTTGATTGGCCGAGAAGAGGTGGAGAAGTGCTTATTGGAGGCGGTTGGGCCTAAGTCGGATGAAATGAAGCGCAACGTGTTGAAGTTGAAAGAGAAAGCCGAGGCATCTGTGGCCGAGGGAGGCTCATCTGACCGGAATATTCAGGCTTTCGTGGACGATGTGACAAGAAGAAGCATTGCTCTTACTGGGATTGTCGATTCAGTAATTTAG